A DNA window from Pseudodesulfovibrio thermohalotolerans contains the following coding sequences:
- a CDS encoding DMT family transporter — MAGFLYVMAAAFMWGLIGVFTKFILNAGVSALEIAFWRAMFGWVFFLIHAAAAGQLKAHRNDLPALLGFGVICVTLFYGAYQIAIRDVGMAMAAVLLYTAPAWVALLSRVVLKEELTLVKTACVAMTVLGVTCISLGPKLMSGATIELNVFGLSAGLLSGFTYALYYIFGKKFLHRYPTPTIFVYALPFGALLLLPFIDFTPKSAETWLLLLGMALVTSYGAFSVYYAGLKRMDATHASVIATFEPLVAAVLAFFLFGEQFSLLGYAGSSLIIIAVLLVVLSGQQAGRTARNEG, encoded by the coding sequence ATGGCCGGATTTCTCTATGTCATGGCCGCCGCCTTCATGTGGGGGCTGATCGGCGTATTCACCAAGTTCATCCTGAACGCGGGCGTAAGCGCCCTGGAAATCGCCTTCTGGCGCGCCATGTTCGGCTGGGTCTTCTTTCTTATCCATGCGGCCGCGGCCGGACAACTCAAGGCCCACCGCAACGATTTGCCCGCCCTGCTCGGATTCGGAGTCATCTGCGTGACCCTGTTCTACGGAGCCTACCAGATCGCCATCCGAGACGTGGGCATGGCCATGGCCGCCGTGCTCCTCTACACGGCCCCCGCCTGGGTGGCCCTGCTCTCAAGAGTGGTCCTCAAGGAGGAACTCACCCTGGTCAAGACGGCCTGCGTGGCAATGACCGTCCTCGGTGTGACCTGCATCAGCCTCGGTCCCAAGCTCATGAGCGGGGCGACCATCGAACTGAATGTCTTCGGCCTGTCCGCCGGGTTGCTCTCAGGATTCACCTATGCCCTGTACTACATCTTCGGAAAGAAGTTCCTCCACCGCTACCCCACGCCGACCATTTTCGTGTACGCCCTGCCTTTCGGCGCGCTCCTGCTCCTGCCGTTCATCGACTTCACGCCCAAATCGGCGGAGACCTGGCTGCTCTTGCTCGGCATGGCCCTGGTCACCTCCTACGGCGCGTTCTCAGTATATTACGCAGGCCTGAAGCGCATGGACGCGACCCATGCCTCGGTGATAGCCACTTTCGAACCCCTGGTGGCCGCAGTGCTCGCCTTCTTCCTGTTCGGCGAGCAATTTTCCCTGCTCGGGTACGCGGGGTCTTCCCTCATTATCATTGCGGTGCTCCTGGTAGTGCTGTCCGGCCAGCAAGCCGGAAGAACCGCCAGGAACGAAGGATAA